The nucleotide window atttttcaaaaGCTTAATTGGTGTTTCTTTCTTTAGGGGAGGCTTCATCATTCTCGATTCAGAAACACCTGCTCAATTCATTGGTGGATTCCAGGCACAACCTCCTTGTACTGTACATCATAAAGCCTATGAGTTTTCACGAAAAATGCCTCATGTCTTACCGGACAATTTGCTTCCTAGATTGCTTCTTTGGGCTGATCCCTTCCGAGAGGAATGTCCTGATCTTCAAGATGTTGACTTTACTTTTTCCCTGATAATAACATTGCCAGGTCTGTTTTGTCTTCAAATTGCATGGTTGTTATCATGTTATGTATGAAATATGTTGTCCATAGAAGTATCTTATCTGAGcatattttttttcctgctgATTTGTAGATCAAAAGAGACATACGCTTTGTTGTTGGAGGTCATGGATACCCAAAATTCAGTGATGATGATTTACTTTGATGGAGTGGATGTTGTGGATTTGTTGATAGTTACATCTAAACAGCTGCATTTAGACTCATTTGAGTAAACTTTCTTATAGAATGCTTCTTCTCTTGCAGAGATTTCGCCCTTTCAGATGACTTTTAGGGAATTTTTATTTGGTAGGTTCTTTATTGATATCGTACATTGCTTATCAACCATCAACATATTGGTAATTATAACTGTAGCAAGAAAATGCGTAGAGTTTCAAGGAAGCTAGGGGCCAGGTCACAAAATATTGTGTCTCAAATGTAATTAACTAGGATGGCTTCTTGCATTGTGAAGTTGGTGTCTTTAGTAGCTTTTATCATCTAGTTACATGCACACAATGCTATGTGTGCTTCTGCTTGTAATTTTTTACTTGGTGCCCTAATACGATTGCCTGGAATTTTGTTATTGCAGATACGGTGACAAGTCCAAGTACAGAAAATTTCTCATGGGGAATTTTTGCGTGACAAGAATCATTGTTGAGCTGACATGGGTGACAATGGAACTACTGTTGATATGGAAGTTGACATGGCAGGTGGAAAGATGGTGGGAACCGTTGATATAGTCGTTCCGAAAGGTTCATCCACCCGTTGTAGAAGGCCTGAGCCTATCATGAAAGTAGTGCAGCAACTTTTGACTATTAAGAAGGAGGAGCATTCATCCTACCAGACCAGATTAAGGGTTCTAGATTCTACTATTAAACAATTGTTGGCATTTAACTCAGAGGAGCTTATCATGAAGGATGAGCATTCTGCATCATCGGGTATTAATTTTTTAAACTGTCATTATATTTTTTCATAAAAGGGAACTTCCTCATGGTCTGTCATATTGATCGATGCTTATCTTCCACCTTGATCCTTATATCAAAAATGAAGACGGCATGTTGCATGCAAGTGAAGCTGGAGAAAGATGAGGATGAAATCTGCCTTATAACGGACAAGAAAACACTCCCACCAAGCTTTCCTGAGCTTAACCCTCAAAAGTGTTGCTGGCTCAACTGATGAAATGGTAGGGACAACTTCAACTGTAGACGAGATAACCATACTTTGGATGCTTTGCAGCAGAGATAACCACACCAGAATATAGCTAGAAAGAAAATACAGAGACAGTTTGTTAACTAACTTGTCCTTATCCTCTGTTGTGGATGTGATACCGTCCTATTGTGTTGATAAGTCTAAGCTAGCTGGCATAATTATCTTTTACTTGTTGATAGATGTTTGTAATCTTAGAGTTCTAATTGTACTACGTTTGGTATACAGCAGCCGTTATATTATAAATACAATTATTCAATACAAAGAATATATTCAGTTCCAGTAAttcttcatggtatcagagcctgcCAACTTCTAAACGaggttcttcttttttttttttttttttttttccctacttTCACCACCATGACTTCTGAAAACTCCTCCCTTCCTGGTCCTAATATTGCTCACTTCCTCAAACTCACCGAAACCAACTACTTACTCTGGCTCCGTCAAATGCGTCCTTTCCTAAATGGCCATAACCTCTTCAAATACGTTGACGGTTCCTGCATTGCTCCATCTCCCACTCTTCCTGCCGTTGGAAATGCTCCCCCTCAACCCAACCCTGCTTATAGCAAGTGGTTTCAAGAGGATCAACTTGTGGTCAGTTATCTCACGACCACTCTATCTGAACCAATTCTCTCTGTGACAGTTGGTCATGACACCTCCAAGGCTATATGGGACTGCTTGCAACAACACTTTGCTCAACAAAATGTAGCTAATGCTGCTAATCTTCGCTTCCAACTCCTTGACATGCACAAGGGTTCCAAAACCGTATCTGAATATCTCCAGCACGCCAAGTCTCTTTCTGACTCTTTGGCTGCCATAAATGAGCCCGTCTCCAACAATGATCTTGTCACTGCTATCTTGCGTGGTCTAGGTCCTGATTATGCTATGTTAGTCACTGCTATCCTCAATTTTCCACCACTACCGGCCTTTACAGAGCTTCGCTCTCGCCTTCTTTCATTTGAGTCTCAAACAGCCCGCTCTtt belongs to Rosa chinensis cultivar Old Blush chromosome 4, RchiOBHm-V2, whole genome shotgun sequence and includes:
- the LOC112196712 gene encoding uncharacterized protein LOC112196712, coding for MGDNGTTVDMEVDMAGGKMVGTVDIVVPKGSSTRCRRPEPIMKVVQQLLTIKKEEHSSYQTRLRVLDSTIKQLLAFNSEELIMKDEHSASSDGMLHASEAGER